Proteins found in one Zonotrichia leucophrys gambelii isolate GWCS_2022_RI chromosome 28, RI_Zleu_2.0, whole genome shotgun sequence genomic segment:
- the HNRNPM gene encoding heterogeneous nuclear ribonucleoprotein M isoform X2 has product MEESMKKAAEVLNKHSLGGRPLKVKEDPDGEHARRAMQKVMAAGGMGIGPGPGGPGMINIPPSILNNPNIPNEIIHALQAGRLGSTVFVANLDYKVGWKKLKEVFSMAGVVVRADILEDKDGKSRGIGTVTFEQAIEAVQAISMFNGQLLFDRPMHVKMDERAFPKGDFFPPERPQQLPRLGGIGMGLGPGGQPIDANHINKGMGMGNMGPRGMGMEGMGFGMNKMGGMEGPFGGMENIGRFPGGMNMGRMSEMDRAMGGGFEREFGRNEMGMSRSFGEPLERGIGGGNASIPGIERMAPGIERMGSGIERLPAGMGHGMERVGSDIDRMGLVLDRMGSNVERMGSGMERMAPLGIDHLAPNLERMGPGMERMGPGMERMGSGIGFGIERMGAAIERVGGAMDRMGSGVERMGAGMDRMGIGLERMVPAGMGAGMGQVIERMPAGLERIGGPPMDRIGIERMGAAPMDRMGLERIGAANMERMGPPMGQGMGAGMERMGLPMGGNFERPMDMERGNFAGNFAGSLGGAGGPAPGVARKACQIFVRNLPFDFTWKMLKDKFNECGHVLYADIKMENGKSKGCGVVRFESPEVAERACRMMNGLQLRGREIDVRIDRNA; this is encoded by the exons ATGGAGGAGAGCATGAAGAAGGCTGCTGAAGTTCTGAACAAGCACAGTCTTGGTGGGAGACCCCTGAAAGTGAAAGAA GACCCCGACGGGGAGCACGCCAGGAGGGCCATGCAGAAggtgatggcagcaggagggatgggcATCGGGCCcggccctggtggccctggcatGATCAACATCCCCCCCAGCATCCTGAACAACCCCAACATCCCCAACGAGATCATCCACGCCCTGCAGGCCGGCCGCCTCGGCAGCACCGTCTTCGTGGCCAAC CTGGACTACAAGGTGGGCTGGAAGAAGCTGAAGGAGGTGTTCAGCATGGCCGGGGTGGTGGTGCGGGCCGACATCCTGGAGGACAAGGACGGCAAGAGCCGCGGCATCGGCACCGTCACCTTCGAGCAGGCCATCGAGGCCGTGCAGGCCATCT CCATGTTCAATGGGCAGCTGCTCTTTGACAGACCCATGCACGTCAAAATG GATGAACGAGCCTTCCCCAAGGGAGATTTCTTCCCTCCAGAGCGACCCCAACAACTCCCTC GTCTTGGTGGTATTGGCATGGGATTAGGACCTGGAGGTCAACCTATTGATGCAAATCATATAAACAAAGGCATGGGAATGGGCAACATGGGACCTCGAG gaatgggaatggaaggCATGGGCTTTGGAATGAATAAAATGGGAG GAATGGAAGGTCCCTTTGGTGGCATGGAGAACATCGGCCGCTTCCCCGGCGGGATGAACATGGGCAGGATGAGCG AGATGGATCGAGCCATGGGAGGGGGATTTGAGAGGGAGTTTGGAAGAAATGAGATGGGAATGTCCCGGAgttttggagagcccctggagagGGGAATAG GTGGTGGCAACGCCAGCATCCCTGGCATCGAGAGGATGGCGCCTGGCATCGAGCGCATGGGCTCGGGCATCGAGCGGCTCCCGGCGGGGATGGGGCACGGCATGGAGCGGGTGGGCTCGGACAtagacaggatggggctggtgCTGGACCGCATGGGCTCCAACGTGGAGCGCATGGGCTCGGGCATGGAGCGCATGGCGCCGCTGGGCATCGACCACCTGGCGCCCAACCTGGAGCGCATGGGGCCGGGCATGGAGCGCATGGGGCCGGGCATGGAGCGCATGGGCTCCGGCATCGGCTTCGGCATCGAGcgcatgggcgccgccatcgAGCGCGTGGGCGGCGCCATGGACAGGATGGGCTCGGGCGTGGAGCGCATGGGGGCGGGCATGGATAGGATGGGCATCGGCCTGGAGCGCATGGTGCCCGCCGGCATGGGCGCGGGCATGGGGCAGGTGATAGAGAGGATGCCCGCGGGGCTGGAGCGCATCGGGGGCCCGCCCATGGACAGGATCGGGATAGAGAGGATGGGAGCCGCCCCCAtggacaggatggggctggagcgCATCGGGGCCGCCAACATGGAGAGGATGGGGCCGCCCATGGGGCAGGGCATGGGGGCGGGCATGGAGCGCATGGGGCTGCCCATGGGCGGCAACTTCGAGCGGCCCATGGACATGGAGCGGGGCAACTTCGCAGGGAATTTTGCAGGGTCCCTGGGAGGAGCCGGCGGCCCTGCGCCCGGCGTGGCCCGGAAAGCCTGTCAGATATTTGTGAGAAAT ctgccttttgATTTTACATGGAAAATGCTGAAAGATAAATTCAATGAATGTG GCCACGTGCTCTATGCTGACATCAAGATGGAGAACGGCAAGTCCAAGGGCTGCGGCGTGGTGCGCTTCGAGTCGCCCGAGGTGGCGGAGCGCGCGTGCCGCATGATGAACGGGCTGCAGCTGCGCGGCCGCGAGATCGACGTGCGGATCGACCGCAACGCCTAg
- the HNRNPM gene encoding heterogeneous nuclear ribonucleoprotein M isoform X3: MEESMKKAAEVLNKHSLGGRPLKVKEDPDGEHARRAMQKVMAAGGMGIGPGPGGPGMINIPPSILNNPNIPNEIIHALQAGRLGSTVFVANLDYKVGWKKLKEVFSMAGVVVRADILEDKDGKSRGIGTVTFEQAIEAVQAISMFNGQLLFDRPMHVKMDERAFPKGDFFPPERPQQLPRMGMEGMGFGMNKMGGMEGPFGGMENIGRFPGGMNMGRMSEMDRAMGGGFEREFGRNEMGMSRSFGEPLERGIGGGNASIPGIERMAPGIERMGSGIERLPAGMGHGMERVGSDIDRMGLVLDRMGSNVERMGSGMERMAPLGIDHLAPNLERMGPGMERMGPGMERMGSGIGFGIERMGAAIERVGGAMDRMGSGVERMGAGMDRMGIGLERMVPAGMGAGMGQVIERMPAGLERIGGPPMDRIGIERMGAAPMDRMGLERIGAANMERMGPPMGQGMGAGMERMGLPMGGNFERPMDMERGNFAGNFAGSLGGAGGPAPGVARKACQIFVRNLPFDFTWKMLKDKFNECGHVLYADIKMENGKSKGCGVVRFESPEVAERACRMMNGLQLRGREIDVRIDRNA, encoded by the exons ATGGAGGAGAGCATGAAGAAGGCTGCTGAAGTTCTGAACAAGCACAGTCTTGGTGGGAGACCCCTGAAAGTGAAAGAA GACCCCGACGGGGAGCACGCCAGGAGGGCCATGCAGAAggtgatggcagcaggagggatgggcATCGGGCCcggccctggtggccctggcatGATCAACATCCCCCCCAGCATCCTGAACAACCCCAACATCCCCAACGAGATCATCCACGCCCTGCAGGCCGGCCGCCTCGGCAGCACCGTCTTCGTGGCCAAC CTGGACTACAAGGTGGGCTGGAAGAAGCTGAAGGAGGTGTTCAGCATGGCCGGGGTGGTGGTGCGGGCCGACATCCTGGAGGACAAGGACGGCAAGAGCCGCGGCATCGGCACCGTCACCTTCGAGCAGGCCATCGAGGCCGTGCAGGCCATCT CCATGTTCAATGGGCAGCTGCTCTTTGACAGACCCATGCACGTCAAAATG GATGAACGAGCCTTCCCCAAGGGAGATTTCTTCCCTCCAGAGCGACCCCAACAACTCCCTC gaatgggaatggaaggCATGGGCTTTGGAATGAATAAAATGGGAG GAATGGAAGGTCCCTTTGGTGGCATGGAGAACATCGGCCGCTTCCCCGGCGGGATGAACATGGGCAGGATGAGCG AGATGGATCGAGCCATGGGAGGGGGATTTGAGAGGGAGTTTGGAAGAAATGAGATGGGAATGTCCCGGAgttttggagagcccctggagagGGGAATAG GTGGTGGCAACGCCAGCATCCCTGGCATCGAGAGGATGGCGCCTGGCATCGAGCGCATGGGCTCGGGCATCGAGCGGCTCCCGGCGGGGATGGGGCACGGCATGGAGCGGGTGGGCTCGGACAtagacaggatggggctggtgCTGGACCGCATGGGCTCCAACGTGGAGCGCATGGGCTCGGGCATGGAGCGCATGGCGCCGCTGGGCATCGACCACCTGGCGCCCAACCTGGAGCGCATGGGGCCGGGCATGGAGCGCATGGGGCCGGGCATGGAGCGCATGGGCTCCGGCATCGGCTTCGGCATCGAGcgcatgggcgccgccatcgAGCGCGTGGGCGGCGCCATGGACAGGATGGGCTCGGGCGTGGAGCGCATGGGGGCGGGCATGGATAGGATGGGCATCGGCCTGGAGCGCATGGTGCCCGCCGGCATGGGCGCGGGCATGGGGCAGGTGATAGAGAGGATGCCCGCGGGGCTGGAGCGCATCGGGGGCCCGCCCATGGACAGGATCGGGATAGAGAGGATGGGAGCCGCCCCCAtggacaggatggggctggagcgCATCGGGGCCGCCAACATGGAGAGGATGGGGCCGCCCATGGGGCAGGGCATGGGGGCGGGCATGGAGCGCATGGGGCTGCCCATGGGCGGCAACTTCGAGCGGCCCATGGACATGGAGCGGGGCAACTTCGCAGGGAATTTTGCAGGGTCCCTGGGAGGAGCCGGCGGCCCTGCGCCCGGCGTGGCCCGGAAAGCCTGTCAGATATTTGTGAGAAAT ctgccttttgATTTTACATGGAAAATGCTGAAAGATAAATTCAATGAATGTG GCCACGTGCTCTATGCTGACATCAAGATGGAGAACGGCAAGTCCAAGGGCTGCGGCGTGGTGCGCTTCGAGTCGCCCGAGGTGGCGGAGCGCGCGTGCCGCATGATGAACGGGCTGCAGCTGCGCGGCCGCGAGATCGACGTGCGGATCGACCGCAACGCCTAg
- the TIMM44 gene encoding mitochondrial import inner membrane translocase subunit TIM44 gives MAAAGGCRQCLLRGPWLLSRRYPGPAFPRIALPRICSPALGTPQSRCYSSGGRKGFISGFVENIKQELAKNKEMKESIKKFRDEAKKLEESDALREARRKYKTIESETVKTSEVIKKKLEEITGTVKESLDEVSKSDLGRKIKEGVEEAAKTAKQSAESVTRGGEKLGRTAAFKAISQGVETVKKEIDESVLGQTGPYRRPERLRKRTEYSGERIKEQRVFEANEEAMGMVLHKDSKWYQQWKDFKDNNVVFNRFFEMKMKYDESDNAFIRASRAVTDRVTDLIGGLFSKTEMSEVLTEILRVDPSFDKDRFLKQCERDIIPNVLEALISGELDILKDWCYEATYSQLAHPIQQAKALGLQFHSRILDIDNIDLAMGKMMEQGPVLIITFQAQVVMVIKNHLGEVVEGDPDKVLRMLYVWALCRDQDELNPYMAWRLLDISSSSTEQVL, from the exons ATGGCGGCGGCCGGAGGGTGCCGG CAATGTCTCCTCCGCgggccctggctgctctcccgGCGTTATCCCggccctgccttccccaggatcGCCCTGCCCCgcatctgcagccctgccctgggcaccccacaG TCCAGATGCTACTCCTcgggaggaaggaagggattCATCTCAGGTTTTGTGGAGAACATCAAACAGGAGTTAGCCAAAAACAAAGAGATGAAGGAAAGCATCAAAAAATTCCGAGATGAAGCCAAAAAGCTGGAGGAGTCGGATGCCCTGAGGGAAGCCAGGAGGAAATAT AAAACCATTGAATCTGAAACAGTGAAGACCTCAGAAGTGATTAAAAAGAAGCTTGAAGAAATAACAGGGACGGTTAAAGAg agTTTGGACGAGGTCAGCAAGAGCGACCTGGGCAGGAAGATCAAGGAAGGGGTGGAGGAAGCTGCCAAAACAGCCAAACAATCTGCAGAGTCTGTGACCAGGGGAGGGGAGAAGCTGGGCAGGACTGCAGCCTTCAAAGCCATCTCCCag GGAGTGGAAACTGTAAAGAAGGAAATCGATGAGAGTGTTTTGGGGCAGACTGGTCCCTACAGGCGCCCGGAGCGGCTGCGGAAGCGCACGGAATATTCCGGAGAGAGGATCAAAGAGCAGCGAGTGTTTGAAGCCAATGA GGAAGCCATGGGCATGGTGCTGCATAAAGACTCCAAGTGGTACCAGCAGTGGAAAGATTTCAAGGACaacaatgtggtttttaaca GGTTCTTTGAGATGAAGATGAAATACGACGAGAGCGACAACGCCTTCATCCGAGCGTCGCGCGCCGTCACCGACCGCGTCACCGACCTGATAG GGGGTTTGTTCTCCAAGACCGAGATGTCGGAGGTGCTGACGGAGATCCTGCGGGTGGATCCCTCCTTTGACAAGGATCGCTTCCTGAAGCAGTGTGAGCGGGACATCATCCCCAACGTCCTCGAG GCTCTGATCTCGGGGGAGCTCGACATCCTCAAGGACTGGTGCTATGAGGCC ACCTACAGCCAGCTGGCCCATCCCATCCAGCAGGCCAAGGCCCTGGGGCTCCAGTTCCACTCCAGGATCCTGGACATCGACAACATCGAC CTGGCCATGGGGAAGATGATGGAGCAGGGGCCCGTGCTGATCATCACCTTCCAGGCCCAGGTGGTGATGGTGATCAAGAACCACCTGGGGGAGGTGGTGGAAGGGGACCCG gacaaggtgctgaggatgctCTACGTGTGGGCCCTGTGCCGGGACCAGGACGAGCTGAACCCTTACATGGCCTGGAGGCTGCTGGACATTTCCTCCTCCAGCACGGAGCaggtgctctga
- the HNRNPM gene encoding heterogeneous nuclear ribonucleoprotein M isoform X1, protein MEESMKKAAEVLNKHSLGGRPLKVKEDPDGEHARRAMQKVMAAGGMGIGPGPGGPGMINIPPSILNNPNIPNEIIHALQAGRLGSTVFVANLDYKVGWKKLKEVFSMAGVVVRADILEDKDGKSRGIGTVTFEQAIEAVQAISMFNGQLLFDRPMHVKMDERAFPKGDFFPPERPQQLPHGLGGIGMGLGPGGQPIDANHINKGMGMGNMGPRGMGMEGMGFGMNKMGGMEGPFGGMENIGRFPGGMNMGRMSEMDRAMGGGFEREFGRNEMGMSRSFGEPLERGIGGGNASIPGIERMAPGIERMGSGIERLPAGMGHGMERVGSDIDRMGLVLDRMGSNVERMGSGMERMAPLGIDHLAPNLERMGPGMERMGPGMERMGSGIGFGIERMGAAIERVGGAMDRMGSGVERMGAGMDRMGIGLERMVPAGMGAGMGQVIERMPAGLERIGGPPMDRIGIERMGAAPMDRMGLERIGAANMERMGPPMGQGMGAGMERMGLPMGGNFERPMDMERGNFAGNFAGSLGGAGGPAPGVARKACQIFVRNLPFDFTWKMLKDKFNECGHVLYADIKMENGKSKGCGVVRFESPEVAERACRMMNGLQLRGREIDVRIDRNA, encoded by the exons ATGGAGGAGAGCATGAAGAAGGCTGCTGAAGTTCTGAACAAGCACAGTCTTGGTGGGAGACCCCTGAAAGTGAAAGAA GACCCCGACGGGGAGCACGCCAGGAGGGCCATGCAGAAggtgatggcagcaggagggatgggcATCGGGCCcggccctggtggccctggcatGATCAACATCCCCCCCAGCATCCTGAACAACCCCAACATCCCCAACGAGATCATCCACGCCCTGCAGGCCGGCCGCCTCGGCAGCACCGTCTTCGTGGCCAAC CTGGACTACAAGGTGGGCTGGAAGAAGCTGAAGGAGGTGTTCAGCATGGCCGGGGTGGTGGTGCGGGCCGACATCCTGGAGGACAAGGACGGCAAGAGCCGCGGCATCGGCACCGTCACCTTCGAGCAGGCCATCGAGGCCGTGCAGGCCATCT CCATGTTCAATGGGCAGCTGCTCTTTGACAGACCCATGCACGTCAAAATG GATGAACGAGCCTTCCCCAAGGGAGATTTCTTCCCTCCAGAGCGACCCCAACAACTCCCTC atGGTCTTGGTGGTATTGGCATGGGATTAGGACCTGGAGGTCAACCTATTGATGCAAATCATATAAACAAAGGCATGGGAATGGGCAACATGGGACCTCGAG gaatgggaatggaaggCATGGGCTTTGGAATGAATAAAATGGGAG GAATGGAAGGTCCCTTTGGTGGCATGGAGAACATCGGCCGCTTCCCCGGCGGGATGAACATGGGCAGGATGAGCG AGATGGATCGAGCCATGGGAGGGGGATTTGAGAGGGAGTTTGGAAGAAATGAGATGGGAATGTCCCGGAgttttggagagcccctggagagGGGAATAG GTGGTGGCAACGCCAGCATCCCTGGCATCGAGAGGATGGCGCCTGGCATCGAGCGCATGGGCTCGGGCATCGAGCGGCTCCCGGCGGGGATGGGGCACGGCATGGAGCGGGTGGGCTCGGACAtagacaggatggggctggtgCTGGACCGCATGGGCTCCAACGTGGAGCGCATGGGCTCGGGCATGGAGCGCATGGCGCCGCTGGGCATCGACCACCTGGCGCCCAACCTGGAGCGCATGGGGCCGGGCATGGAGCGCATGGGGCCGGGCATGGAGCGCATGGGCTCCGGCATCGGCTTCGGCATCGAGcgcatgggcgccgccatcgAGCGCGTGGGCGGCGCCATGGACAGGATGGGCTCGGGCGTGGAGCGCATGGGGGCGGGCATGGATAGGATGGGCATCGGCCTGGAGCGCATGGTGCCCGCCGGCATGGGCGCGGGCATGGGGCAGGTGATAGAGAGGATGCCCGCGGGGCTGGAGCGCATCGGGGGCCCGCCCATGGACAGGATCGGGATAGAGAGGATGGGAGCCGCCCCCAtggacaggatggggctggagcgCATCGGGGCCGCCAACATGGAGAGGATGGGGCCGCCCATGGGGCAGGGCATGGGGGCGGGCATGGAGCGCATGGGGCTGCCCATGGGCGGCAACTTCGAGCGGCCCATGGACATGGAGCGGGGCAACTTCGCAGGGAATTTTGCAGGGTCCCTGGGAGGAGCCGGCGGCCCTGCGCCCGGCGTGGCCCGGAAAGCCTGTCAGATATTTGTGAGAAAT ctgccttttgATTTTACATGGAAAATGCTGAAAGATAAATTCAATGAATGTG GCCACGTGCTCTATGCTGACATCAAGATGGAGAACGGCAAGTCCAAGGGCTGCGGCGTGGTGCGCTTCGAGTCGCCCGAGGTGGCGGAGCGCGCGTGCCGCATGATGAACGGGCTGCAGCTGCGCGGCCGCGAGATCGACGTGCGGATCGACCGCAACGCCTAg